The Streptomyces collinus DNA segment CGGTGTCGCCTTCGCCGAACTGGTCACACCCGACGCCGAACCCCTGGCCGCGCTGCTCGGCGCCCTGGGCTTCACCCGCACCGCACGCCATCGCGGTAAACCCGTCGGCCTGTGGGAGCAGGGCGACGCCCGGATCCTGGTCAACACCGGGCCGGCCGTCCGCCGGGACGGCGCCCGTCTCGCCGCGATCGGCCTGGAGTCACCGGACCCGGCCGCGGCGGCCCGGCGAGCCGAGGCGCTGCTCGCGCCCGTACTGCCACGCCGCCGCGCGCCGGAGGACGCCCCGCTGGACGCGGTCGCCGCCCCCGACGGCACGGAGCTGTTCTTCTGCGCCGGCGACCGCCCGGAACGTCCCGGCTGGCGGGCCGACTTCGAGGACACGGGCCGGCCGCCGGGGCAGGCGGGCATCCGGGGCATCGACCACCTCGCCCTCACCCAGCCCTGGCACCACTTCGACGAGGCGGCCCTCTTCCACCGCGGGGTGCTCGGTCTGCACGCCCAGGAGAGCGTGGACGTCGCCGACCCCTACGGTCTGATGCGCAGCCGTGCCGTCACCAACGCCGACGGCAGCGTCCGGATCGCCCTCACGGTCGGCGCCGCGCCCACGGACGACACCGTCCACGCCCAGCACATCGCCCTGGCCACCGACGACGTGGTCGCCGCGGCCCGCCGCTTCCGGGACGCGGGCGGCAGTCCGCTGCCGGTCCCGGCGAACTACTACGACGACCTCGCCGCCCGCTTCGAGTTCGCCGACGGCGAGCTGGAGACCTACCGCGACCTGGGCATCCTCTACGACCGCGATGCCCACGGCGTCTTCCGCCACTGCTACACCCGCACGGTCGGCCGGGTCTTCTTCGAACTGGTCCAGCGCGACGGCGGCTACCGGGGCTACGGCGCCGTCAACGCCCCGGTGCGGCTGGCCGCGCAGCACGCGGTGCGGGCGCTCACTGGCGGCTGACGGTCCGGGTGATGCCGGTGACGACGGTGGTGGCCAGCGTCCAGCCCGTGACGACCAGGGCGTAGGAGAGCCACTGGTACCGGCCGGCGGGCGCGAACGCGCCCTCCTGCCCGAAGGAGATCACGGGCAGGAGCAGGTCGAGCGTGT contains these protein-coding regions:
- a CDS encoding bifunctional sugar phosphate isomerase/epimerase/4-hydroxyphenylpyruvate dioxygenase family protein, producing the protein MRTSIATVSLSGSLTEKLDAAARAGFDGVEIFENDLLASPLTPEDVRVRCADLGLRIDLYQPMRDIEAVPEAEFARNLRRARHKFELMRRLGAATVLVCSSVSPQAVDDDALAAEQLSRLADAARESGVRVAYEALAWGRHVSTYDHAWRIVEAAGHPALGTCLDSFHILSRGSDPQGIEDIPGEKIFFLQLADAPLLAMDVLQWSRHYRCFPGQGGFDVAGLVRHVLATGYDGPLSLEVFNDVFRQSEAGPTAVDARRSLLLLQEEVGKAPLPGPVLPTGVAFAELVTPDAEPLAALLGALGFTRTARHRGKPVGLWEQGDARILVNTGPAVRRDGARLAAIGLESPDPAAAARRAEALLAPVLPRRRAPEDAPLDAVAAPDGTELFFCAGDRPERPGWRADFEDTGRPPGQAGIRGIDHLALTQPWHHFDEAALFHRGVLGLHAQESVDVADPYGLMRSRAVTNADGSVRIALTVGAAPTDDTVHAQHIALATDDVVAAARRFRDAGGSPLPVPANYYDDLAARFEFADGELETYRDLGILYDRDAHGVFRHCYTRTVGRVFFELVQRDGGYRGYGAVNAPVRLAAQHAVRALTGG